GACCAGGCTCCTCCTTGACCTTGATGAGTGCTGCACAGAGACCTTTCCCTATTCCCGTCCCAGGAGCACAAGCTTCCTTGGCTAAGACCTGAAACAGGTCACCCTGGGAGGGCCCCTCAGGAAGAGGCCAGGCTGTGGCTTTGGGTGGGGCTGGCGGCCTCTGCTAGGAGCCCAGCATCTGGAAGCCATCAGgccggggcggggtgggggagtTGCAGGGGAGGGCCGGGAAGTGGGGCATGCCTCCTCCAGGCCACACACAGGCCCACCCCTTGGGAGCAGTGGCGCAGGCCCACAGGCTCCCCTGCTGCCTTGCCTCCTCCATTGCGCCAGCCTCGCCCCCTTCCTGGCTGCCTTCTCTCTCACCCCACTGGCTACTGCTCCTGCACCAGGCAGTAACGTGGCCCACAGCCTGTGGGGAGTCTCACTTCTCTGGCACAGAGTGGGCCTGCCTTTTGGAGTAGGTGGGCTCTGCGGAGAACTGTCCTAGGGATTGTCGGCTTGGTGTCCCCTCTGTGGAATGAGTGGTACCCATCTTATCTTTTGTGAAGTCTTAGTctgcggggctggggctggactgGGGTGCTAGGGGAGTGTAGCTGGAGACACGGCTGTAGGGgtaggaagggaggaggaggaacattTTCTCAGTCCTGGGATGGCAAAGGCTGAGTCTGAAGGAGATGGTCCAGATGCACGGCCTGGAGCTCAGACATGTCCCAGGAGTATCTCTGATTGTGGCCTGGGGTCCACCTGCTCACAATCACAGGGAACAGCCATGGAGGCTACAGGGCCTCACCCAGACCTAGCTGGATACTGGAGCTGGCATCTGGGGTCTGTAGTATATAAACTCCTgtgtagttgtgtgtgtgtgtgtgtgtgtgtgttgctgctCGAGCACAAGGCttggcgagcactctaccattgagctacatctctatgtagccctttttttaaatttgattttgagacagcatctggctaagttgccttggctggccttaaacttgtgatcttcttgcctcagcctctggaatagctgggattacaggtgtgtaattACAGGTGTGGGATTACAGATTCCTGGGTGTTTCTGATACCCAGACGTGTCTGGGAGCCTGTGATCTGGAGGACACCTCTTTCCAGGAAGAAAGCCAGGGAAGGGTTAGGTTTGGAGCAGGCTGCCCTTGCCTGAAGCCAGCTGTCCAGGGAGCACCTCTCTGTCATCTTAGGTGATCTGCTGGCGGGTAGGCATCTGTGTGATCTGGCCTCTTTTTGCAGCAGGGCAGAGATGCAGGTTACACCCAGGGCCCTCAGGAGATGAATTTGAAGATAGGTCCACTGGGGGTGGGGTTCATACTGCACCTAGCCTGAACCTGTCCCCGTCCTTCCTGGCAGCCTTGCCAACATTCCACTGACCCCCGAGACCCAGCGGGACCAGGAGCGGCGAATTCGGCGAGAGATTGCCAACAGCAACGAGCGGAGGCGCATGCAGAGCATCAACGCAGGCTTCCAGTCCCTCAAGACCCTCATCCCCCACACAGATGGAGAGAAGCTCAGCAAGGTGagcagggagggcttcctggagtcGGTGGCAGGCTGTGGTTGGGAAGGGAAGTGGGCTTGGGCAAATACCACAGCGACTTTGTTCCCTCTTGCCTTCAGGCAGCTATTCTCCAGCAGACAGCAGAGTACATCTTCTCCCTGGAGCAGGAGAAGACCAGGCTCCTGCAGCAGAACACACAGCTCAAGCGCTTCATTCAGGTACCCAGAGGGGGCCTCCTTTCCTCAGTACCCTCCTCCTGGCTCCCTCACCTCAGCATGGGCAGGCCTGGACCCAGCCACTGGCCTGGGATGCAGATGCAGCAGCAGGTCCCATCTTGTCCACCAACCTGTCTACTTCACACATTTGCCTTCCTgccagggcctcagtttcccgtTTTGTGTGGTGGAGTGGACTCTGGAAGGCATTTGGCCAGTTGTTGGATTTGCAAAATGGGCTCCCTAGGTGGGTCCATCTCTGTTGGGCAGCTCCATGGGGTTTGCAGTGGAGCCCATCTCCATGGTGGTGTTCCTGGTATGGGGGTGTCAGCACACTCACCAACCCCTTGGGGTCCCTAGGAGCTGAGTGGCTCATCTCCGAAGCGGCGGCGGGCAGAGGACAAGGACGAGGGCATTGGCTCCCCGGACATCTGGGAGGATGAGAAGGCGGAGGACCTGCGGCGGGAGATGATTGAGCTGCGGCAGCAGCTGGACAAGGAGCGCTCGGTGCGCATGATGCTGGAGGAGCAGGTGAGGCAGTGCCCTCTGCCGGCCGGGCGCGGTGCCGCGGGCGCGGAGGATGGATTCTGTGGTCTCTTCTGCCCTGGCGCCTTCCGTTTAGCAGGTATTTACGGGCGCACCTGCTTTGTGCCAGTCTTAGGAATGGAGAACAGCCAGATAGGGCCCTACCCTTCAGGGCCACCTTTTGCGTGGGGGCGAGGGGAATCAGTCATAGTCTGGAACCGAGGGCTGGGGTATAAATCAGTGGCAGCACATGTGTTTAGCATATAAAGCTCTGGGTTCagaccgaaaaaaaaaaaaaccgaaaaaaaaaaaaagagagaagagctgTGCCATCAGGAGGGGATTGACCTACTTCTCCAGGGGTACTCCCGGGTTCTACATGGAAACCAGCTAATCAGACACAGAAAGGAGAAGGGTGctccaggtggagggaaggccCAAGGGTTGGAGGGGGAAGAGGCCTGGTGGGCTCTGATGAGAACTTTGGTCTTCACACTGAGGAGGGCCAGGATTTTGGGTTGGGGCATGCTCTGTGCTTGGGCTTGAGGGTTTAGTGAATGGGTTGCTTTGCTGCTGGTTTGGCCTGCTCTTGACTGTTGTGCGCTCCACCTGCAGGTGCGCTCGCTTGAGGCCCACATGTACCCGGAAAAGCTCAAGGTGATCGCCCAGCAGGtgcagctgcagcagcagcaggagcaggtgCGGCTGCTGCACCAGGAGAAGTTGGAGCGGGAACAGCAGCACCTGCGGACCCAGGTGAGCAGGAGGCTCTGGGAGGGGCCCCCTGAAAACTGCCCTGGGGTTCCACTCTCTTCTTCAAGGGCATCCCCCCCTACCCAGTAACTTATAAACCCCCACTAGAGCCCACACCACCTTGCCGTAGTGCCACGCCAGGGACCACATAgatctttggggggggggcaaataAGACCCAAACTACAGGACCCCCCATGAGTAAGGGAGGGTGATGGGCTGGAAGGGCCTTTGGAGAGACTGAGGGCTTCTGTTTTGCAGCTCTTGCCCCCTCCGGCCCCTACACACCACCCCACAGTGATTGTGCCAGCACCAgcccccccccactcccaccaCATCAATGTTGTCACCATGGGCCCCTCCTCAGTCATCAACTCTGTGTCCACTTCCCGGCAAAATCTGGACACCATTGTGCAGGTACCTGGCCTTGGGGAAGGGGCAGCTTGTGGGGGGACCTCTGGGAAGAGACTTTTAGGGGAGTTAGAAAAAATGGAAGAGGAGCCAGAGGGGCTTGGGTTGGGTGAAGTCTGGATGCCCCTGGGGAGGTCTGCTCCCTGTGTCTCTGGGGACAGAGAACTGGAGAGTGGCCTGGCAAAAGAACTGTGTTCTTTTCCTTGTCGTGGGTTTTGCAGAGAGGCTCCTTTGGGCTCAGAGCCTCCTGGTTACCAAGCTCCTGCAGTTTTTGAGTTGATCCAGAACTTGCTCTCACTTCCATTTCCTAGAACTTGGGATagaggtggtggtggcagtggctgGGTGGGTTGTCCTCACACCTTTTATAAGTCTGTGGGCAGCATAAggaaattagttaattaataatgaaataatctAAAAAAGCCCAAACAGGAAAAAACCCTTCTGTCCCCCCAGACCTTTAGTTGCCCATAAACCCAGCACACTGAATAATGCAATAGTAACAAAGGCCTTCAATGAGCTAGCAGGCAGATTTTAGAATGCATAAATATGTGAGAGATGCTCATTTCTGGGCAGCACTGGGATTGTGGGTTCTGGGAAGGGGTTCTTCAACTTAACGGAGGTGGGGGTTTCTAAAGTTTGTTCCTCCTGGACTCTGGCAGCACTCCCCTCTGCCAGGTTTATTTCTGGACAGTTCTGGGGTATGTGTTTTGGGGGAGGTCATGGCTGGCTGAGGTCTGCCCTTGTCTCCTGGCTGGCTGGCATCTCCAGCAGAGCTTCTTCAGTGGCCTGTTTCTGCACAGGCAATCCAGCACATCGAGGGCACCCAGGAGaggcaggagctggaggaggagcagcGGCGAGCAGTCATTGTGAAGCCAGTCCGCAGCTGCCCGGAGGCCCATACCTCCGACACAGCCTCCGATTCGGAGGCCTCAGACAGTGATGCCATGGACCAGAGCCGGGAGGAGCCATTAGGGGATGGGGAGCTTCCCTGaccacccccagccctcctctcccttGTGGGGGCTGGAGGGGGCCGGGGCAGCAACAGGGAGAAATGTGGGTGAATGAGTgagaaatttttacaaaattatgatGTCATTTGGGTCTCTTTTATGACCTCTTTTTTCAATACTGTAAATCAACCTTTGAATGACGCCACCCAAGCCAaggtcccagggctggggtggtgcaGAGCGTGTGGGAGCATTGGGACCCCAGGGTTGGGCCTCggccctgggggctgggggacGCTGACACTGAGGTGCCTGGCCTCTCTCcgccaaaaaacattttttcatttgaacatgtttttaagaacagggaaaatcaaacaaaaccccaaggtatttcctccctccccagagcctgTCAGTCTCAATCCTTCCCTCTGTTTggttttcatatttcttccttaAGCACTTACATGGGTTGGGGGTCAGACTGGGTCGGGCTTTCTGGGGGCCCGAGGGTCTGTGTAGCTTCTTGGTTGGGGTTTGCTGctgcccttctcccttccccctccccatctcAGCACCAGGACTCTCCATCCCCCAGCCCACCTCTCCCTCCAGGTCCCATCCTCAACCCCAGAAtgtctttgtctctctctgttttgtttgttgttggttttattttggtttaggttttgtttttatttttgtttttttttaaacaattttgagGTCTTTGTGTCCAAGGAGAAgctattatattttgttaaaaagtgggggaaaaaCCAAGAGGCCACTGTGCCTttgtaaagaaacaaataaagtttgtactttgttttttagATTCTGTGTCTCTTGAGGTGCACTGTCTTGAGGACCTAGACCAGGCTACCTGACCAGTAGTAGGACCCCCCAACTCCAGAGGGGACTGTGAACATAATACCCACATTGTGTGTGGGTTGTAATGAGATTTTGGGATCCCCATATTCCCTGGGTATTCTGCAAAGATGGAGGGTGGTGTTGTGGGTAAGGGGAAAGAGCAAGTGAGCCACAGTTTCCTAACTTCTGGAGAAGAACATGGGTGTTCAGGGTTCCTAGGCTTGTGTAATTCCATtgaacctcagtctcctcatctgtagaaGGGAATGGAACATGCTCTTATGGTGTGGTGAGTGTGTGCCCAGATCCTAGCCTTGGTCTGCCAATACTCTTCTCAGACAAGCCACCTCCTCTAAGtctgtttcctttttgaaaattagAGGTAATTTGATATCCCAAGGGCTTTATATATTGACAATGTTACACAATCTACTAAGTTTCCAAACTCCAAAACTCCAGAAGTAATCCATTATCTGTTAAGCGGTCACTTCCCATTCCCTCTTCTCCCGGCCCCTGCAGCACCAGTCTCAGATTTTtagttttgtggtgctgaggcttaaaGGCAGGGGCATTACCATAAGATACATAAAGATACATCTGTAAccttgtttatttgtgttttgagaccaggtctcctaaattgctcaggctggcctcccacttgctgtcctggctcagcctcccagagagctgggattataggcgtgtgctacTGCTCCCAGCTTcgttttagttaaaaaaaattaaaagtataattacattcggtaaaattaacattttaggttttggttttgcGAGTTCTGACAAGTGGCGTTCAGTTGGGTGACCGTCATCAAGATGTGGATTGGTCGCTCATCCCCAGAGTTCCCCCAGGCCCCTCTGTGACCAACACAGCCGGGCACCCCCTCTGATCTATTCTCTACTGGTacagttttgtcttttccaaaaatgacatataaagagaaatatacaATATGTGGGCTTTTGAGCCTGGCTTCCTGCACTCTTTTTGACTGCATTCAGCCTAGTTTATATGAAGTAGGAGCGCCCCTGAGGGATGGGGCTTAGCTGGGACCTGGGCGGGCACGCCCCTTCCTAAGGCGGGTGGAGACACCTTTTCCAGCCAGGTGTGAGGCAGCCGACCCAATGGGTCCACGCAGCTCCTGAGAGGACCAACAGGGGGCGCTGTGGGCCCAGGATGCCCGGACCGGGCCAGGACGGAGGCTCCGCCTCCTTCCGGTCCCTGTGAGCCGCTCCATAGACAGGAGGGGGGCTTGGGGCGGGGTCAATGAAATACCTCCCCGACCAGTCGCCGCGCGTCCCTGCAGGCAACGGAAGTCGAGGGCGCGGTTGAGGCCCCGCCCTTTCCCGGAATAGCTCCTCCCCGACCCCGCCAACGCGCACGCCTTTGACGCCGGAGCGGGGTTTCCTGAGCGCGTTCCTGCCAGCACGCTCTTCTGGCCCCGCCCCCGCGCCCGGCGCCGGTGCTCTCACGCAAGTCCGGCCGGTGGACGCCCGGGAGCGTCCAGGCGCGCTGTATCCCAGCTTCTGGCGCCCAAGGGTGTTTCCGGGCAGCGGGCGTGCTTTCTCACGAGTGACAGAATGTCAAGTCACCGTAAAACAGTCCAGAAACAGGTGACACGGGTTTTCATAAGACACCTGGTTCGTCCGGAGTATCCGGCGCAGTTACCTCGGCGTGTGGCGGGAGTCCGAACGTAGCCGTCGGGGCGCCTTCCCTTTCCTGGAGCGCGGGCGTGGCAGCGGCCGACGCGGAGAGGACGCGGGCCACCGTGTTGCTCCGGGAGGCGCGGGTTTTAGGCCTtcgggcagggggtggggtgagaGTGACGTGACCAGTGCAACTTTGAGCAgcacccaattttttttttttttttttttggtgtgctggggattggacccagggcctggcgCATGCTCAGGACGCCCTACCCCCGAGCCCCAGCACCTGTTTAAAAGCGTCCCTGTGGGTGAACTGTGTACGGCGTTCAGAGTTGGACGCTTACGAATTTTCACAAACCGGACACACACACGACTGTAGCGAGAGTCTCATCAAAGCCCGAGAagccctcttccttcttcctgccaCTGTCTCGCAAATgccttttcttttaaacatttcgTACTTTGATTAGCCACGTACCGGGGGCGGGGGGTCCTGCGCAACTTCACCCGGCTCCCTCCGGGGCGGACCCTCGTGCTGTGCGGTACAGAAGCCACGTGACTGGCTTTAGCGCCGTCCGCCGGTTTTATGCATACACCTGCACCGTAGGCGGGTTCTAGTGGGACCGGCACTTAGCGTCGTCAGATCACGACAGTGACTTCAGGCATTCTGGTAGGTATAGTGGGATGTCAAGATGATTATAATTTCTGTCAACATGtattaattttgtctattttaaaactttatataaaccatgctttttgtttgttttcttttacccAACATAATGTCTCTGAgattcatttgtgtttttgtgtATAATCAGCAGTTTTTTGTGCAGtactattgaacccaggggtgctctagcaCGGAGCTGTTTCTGGCACATTCCCCCCTTCCCTTacctactgaaccacatccctagcactttctattttttattttgagacagtcctgagttgcagggattacatgtgtgtgccactgcgtccggcaatatatatatatatattttggtactggggattgaacccagggcctcacacatgctaggcaagtgctctgccactgaacaacctcttttactttgttttgagacagggtcttgctaagtttttgagtctgtccttgaacttcctgtcctcctgcctcagcctctagaattgttgggattccaggcatgcacttTGGGCCCAGCATcgttttttttgttcatttttattgccaagtactattccattgtatgaatgttCCAcagtttgcttatccattcacctaGTGATGGGCATTTGAATTGTTTCTAACTTATGGCTATTATTACTCCATTTTAGTAAATACTGTCCCTCAAATGgcttgtgttgttttttttctcctacacACAACATATGAATTGGTTTAAGTGGCAATTCAGATTGTTCCTGAGCATACGCTTGACCCTCTTTGGTGTGTTTCTTTGGGAGAGGGGCTGGAATTCTTGTTCCTGGTGTCCTACCAAGCCTACTTTAGGGTCTCTGTTAGGGATAAGCTTCAGGGGAAATGTGTTGTATCTCCTGAGAATGTTGTCAAGGGGTGTTACATGTCCTCTTtacaacaattcttttttttttctttttcatactggCATTGAACCCATGGCTCCATGCATGTTGGCTaaatgctgtactactgagctacttccctaacctttttaattttattttgagatagggtcttgctaaattgcctaagctggcctcaaacttgcagtcctcctgcatcTGCCTCCCAAGCAGTTGGATTTACAGGAgcgtgccatcacacctggccatCTTAGgaaatctttgtgttttttttttaaatttttaaaatttgttctaactagttatacgtgacagcagaatgcattttgattcattgaatacaaatggagcacaacttcatttttctggttgtacacaatgtagagtggCACTACATGTGCAATGATGTTATCTCATTCCAcatttttcctacccccatgcctcctccccttcccttctttcccttgaaatctttgttcttatttttaagaacgTTGGGCATTGGGCAAATGATCAAATTACATACATGTGAGGGACTTAAATATATagtgtcatttatttttccactaGGCTTactaatatttccattttctttcttttttttttttaaatatttatttatttatttagttcttctctgctgacacaacatctttgttggtatgtggcgctgaggatcgaacctgggctgcacgcatgccaggcgtgcgcgctaccgcttgagccacatcctcagccccaataatatttccattttctgtcCCTCCTGTTTCTCTTGTGCTTCTTCCAATTCATGCTTGCACATTGTATTTTGTGAATTCTTGGGAGCtatctttatacatttttggtaTAGCATAAGGACTCTTGTGCCATGATTTGGTATTGTCTTTGGCCATGCAGGAGAGCAATGCCCCAGCTCTGTTAGATGTTTGAAGGAAGAGGATGCCTGGTGGAAGAGGGGTCCCTTCCTATGACCTTGGGCCTCCTTAGTGCTGACTACTTACCTGGCTCAAGACCAGTATGTAGAGCACATGCAAATCCTCAAGCAGCCTCTTGGAGCTGGCTGCTTTGCTGTCCTTAGCCCATCCTATTGTCCCTCCTGTACCCAGCTGCTT
The sequence above is drawn from the Urocitellus parryii isolate mUroPar1 chromosome 9, mUroPar1.hap1, whole genome shotgun sequence genome and encodes:
- the Tfap4 gene encoding transcription factor AP-4 isoform X1; translated protein: MEYFMVPTQKVPSLQHFRKTEKEVIGGLCSLANIPLTPETQRDQERRIRREIANSNERRRMQSINAGFQSLKTLIPHTDGEKLSKAAILQQTAEYIFSLEQEKTRLLQQNTQLKRFIQELSGSSPKRRRAEDKDEGIGSPDIWEDEKAEDLRREMIELRQQLDKERSVRMMLEEQVRSLEAHMYPEKLKVIAQQVQLQQQQEQVRLLHQEKLEREQQHLRTQLLPPPAPTHHPTVIVPAPAPPHSHHINVVTMGPSSVINSVSTSRQNLDTIVQAIQHIEGTQERQELEEEQRRAVIVKPVRSCPEAHTSDTASDSEASDSDAMDQSREEPLGDGELP
- the Tfap4 gene encoding transcription factor AP-4 isoform X2 translates to MEYFMVPTQKVPSLQHFRKTEKEVIGGLCSLANIPLTPETQRDQERRIRREIANSNERRRMQSINAGFQSLKTLIPHTDGEKLSKAAILQQTAEYIFSLEQEKTRLLQQNTQLKRFIQELSGSSPKRRRAEDKDEGIGSPDIWEDEKAEDLRREMIELRQQLDKERSVRMMLEEQVRSLEAHMYPEKLKVIAQQVQLQQQQEQVRLLHQEKLEREQQHLRTQLLPPPAPTHHPTVIVPAPAPPHSHHINVVTMGPSSVINSVSTSRQNLDTIVQHIEGTQERQELEEEQRRAVIVKPVRSCPEAHTSDTASDSEASDSDAMDQSREEPLGDGELP